From a single Nematostella vectensis chromosome 3, jaNemVect1.1, whole genome shotgun sequence genomic region:
- the LOC5513632 gene encoding craniofacial development protein 2-like has product MCRYNLDILGISECRWTGSGRQRTSDGSVILYSGNDTTHTNGVALIVAKKYVNTLLEWEPISDRLLRARFDSKHCKLTIIQCYAPKNEADDEAKDDWYDHLTQVISRVPRHDMLLVIGDLNAKVGTDNTNYERAMGVYGCSTMNNNSELLADFCLNNDLVIGGTIFPHKNIHKLTWRSPDGRTLNQIDHIIINGKWRRSLLNVRVYRGADASSDHNLVVTSVKLKLRKVKKQVQQRKQLDAVKLKCPKIQKQFVLEVKNRFQALADNAEDTPVETRWNKIKSVYNEAAVDIIGYKKKNSKQWLSPETWKKIDERK; this is encoded by the coding sequence ATGTGTAGGTATAATTTAGATATTCTTGGCATTAGCGAATGCCGTTGGACAGGATCTGGACGCCAACGAACATCAGATGGCTCGGTGATTTTGTACTCGGGCAACGATACCACCCACACCAACGGCGTGGCCCTGATTGTTGCTAAGAAATATGTTAACACCTTGTTAGAATGGGAGCCAATCAGTGATCGATTACTGAGAGCCCGCTTTGATTCCAAACACTGTAAACTTACTATCATCCAGTGTTATGCACCAAAAAACGAAGCTGATGACGAGGCAAAAGACGACTGGTATGATCATTTAACCCAAGTAATATCTAGGGTTCCCAGACACGACATGTTGCTTGTTATTGGGGATTTGAACGCCAAAGTAGGAACAGACAATACTAACTACGAGAGAGCTATGGGCGTGTATGGCTGTAGCACAATGAACAACAACAGCGAACTACTTGCAGATTTTTGTCTCAACAATGACCTTGTAATTGGAGGTACTATATTCCCCCACAAGAACATCCACAAACTCACTTGGAGGTCACCAGATGGAAGAACACTCAACCAGATTGACCATATCATCATTAATGGAAAATGGCGACGATCCCTTTTAAATGTTAGAGTGTATCGAGGGGCCGATGCATCGAGTGACCACAACCTAGTTGTAACATCAGTGAAACTGAAACTTCGCAAGGTAAAGAAGCAAGTCCAGCAGAGGAAACAACTTGATGCCGTCAAGCTTAAGTGTCCCAAGATTCAAAAGCAGTTTGTTCTAGAGGTAAAGAACCGCTTTCAGGCACTTGCCGACAATGCTGAAGACACCCCAGTTGAAACCAGATGGAACAAGATCAAATCTGTGTACAACGAGGCTGCAGTCGACATAATAGGCTACAAGAAGAAGAACAGCAAGCAGTGGTTATCACCTGAGACATGGAAGAAGATAGACGAACGCAAATAA